A window of Candidatus Methylomirabilota bacterium genomic DNA:
CGCTGCTCGGCGTCGGGGAGGCGGTGGCGCCGTGACGGCGCGCGGCCGCGAGGTCCTCGCACGCGTCCGCGCGGGCGAGACGCTGGTCTTCGACGGCGGCTACGGCACCATGCTCTTCGCCGCCGGGCTCCTGAACGGCGCGTGCCCGGAGCTGTGGAACGACACCCACGCCGACGTCGTCCGCGGCATCCACCAGGGCTACTTCGACGCGGGCAGCCAGATCGTCGAGACCAACACCTTCGGCGGCGCCCGGCTCAAGCTCGACGAGTACAAGCTCGGCGACCGGACGCGCGAGCTGAACGAGAAGGGCGGGCGCCTGGCCCGCGCCGCGGCCCCGTCCGGCGGGTACATCGCGGGCTCGATCGGCCCGACGAGCCGGCTGCCCCGGGACTACGCGCTCGACGCGGGCGTGACCGACGAGGAGTACGAGGCGACCTTCCGCGAGCAGGCCGAGGCGCTCGCCGAGGGCGGCGTGGACCTCTTCGCCGTCGAGACGATGATGTTCCCGCAGGAGGCGACCGCCGCGATCCGCGCCTGCAAGAAGGCGACGGACCTGCCGGTGATGGCGACCATGTTCTTCCAGTTCGAGGAGATGCACGACCGCGACCGGACGATGTGGGGCGAGAGCCCGGCCGACGTCGCGAAGACCCTCCTCGCGGCGGGCGCTGACGTGGTCGGGATGAACTGCGGGCGCGGGCCCGACCGCGCGATCGTCATCATCCGCGAGATGCGCAAAGTCACGGACGCGCCGCTCGTGGCGTACCCGAACGCGGGTCTGCCCATCACGAAGGGCGACACGGTCACGTACGAGCTCGGGCCCGAGGCGATGGCCCGCGAGTATCCCGCGCTGCTCGACGCCGGCTGCAACATCGTCGGCGCTTGCTGCGGCTCCAACCCCGAGCACATACGGCTCATTTCCGAGGTCGTCCGAAGCCGGAAGAAGTGACGGGCCTGCTCGTCACCTCCGAGCCCCGCGTCCTCGCGGACATCGCGCTCGAGATCGATCCCGCCGAGGTCCTGCGCTTCCAGGGCTACAAGCGCGACGGCGACCTCCCGGGCGCCGAGGTGCATCGGCTCTTCGATGAGGCGCTGGCCCTCGGGCGCCGTCTCATGGAGGCGCGCGCCGTCGTGCGCTGGCTCCCCGTCA
This region includes:
- a CDS encoding homocysteine S-methyltransferase family protein; translation: MTARGREVLARVRAGETLVFDGGYGTMLFAAGLLNGACPELWNDTHADVVRGIHQGYFDAGSQIVETNTFGGARLKLDEYKLGDRTRELNEKGGRLARAAAPSGGYIAGSIGPTSRLPRDYALDAGVTDEEYEATFREQAEALAEGGVDLFAVETMMFPQEATAAIRACKKATDLPVMATMFFQFEEMHDRDRTMWGESPADVAKTLLAAGADVVGMNCGRGPDRAIVIIREMRKVTDAPLVAYPNAGLPITKGDTVTYELGPEAMAREYPALLDAGCNIVGACCGSNPEHIRLISEVVRSRKK